AGCCCTTCCAGAGTTCGAGGGGCTGATAGAGAACATACCCATAGGAGTGGCTGCCAGAAGGGAGATGTGGGGGGACGAGGTCGAGGTTCACCGTCCCATAGAGGAGCGCGTTGAGAAGCTCGTCAGGAGAATTCGCGCGTGGATACGTCTCAGATCGAAGCCCAGGTCTGAGAGGAGGATAGCCTTTATACTGCACAACAGCCCCTGCGCCTCCGTCGAGGCAACTGTGGGAGCGGCAGCGCACCTCGACTCTCTGGAGAGCGTGGCGCGGATAATCTCCAGGCTCGCGGATCTCGGATACACGCTGGACTCATTCCCTAAAAGCGGAAAGGAGCTGATCGATGACATACTGAATCACAAAGCGATCTCTGAGTTCAGGTGGACGACGGTCCAGGAGATAGTGAGCAGGGGCGGAGCGCTGGCGCTTGTTGATCCAGATGAATACAGCAGATGGCTCAGCGAGCTGCCGGAGGAGAGCAGGTCAAGGATCTGCAGTGCCTGGGGGATGCCGCCGGGCGAGCCCAGGGAGGGGGCACCTGCGCCGATGGTTCACCAGGGAAAGATCGTCGTCACAGGAAGACGATACGGGAACGTCGTGGTCTGCGTCCAGCCGAAGAGGGGATGCGCTGGAGCGAGATGCGACGGCCAAGCGTGCAGGATACTCCACGATCCTGAGATCCCGCCGCCGCACCAGTACCTGGCGACGTACTGGTATCTCCAGAGGGGTTTCGGTGCAGATGTCATAATCCATGTGGGAACACATGGGAACCTCGAGTTCCTCCCCGGAAAGTCAGTCGCCCTGTCGGGGAACTGCTTCCCTGACATCGCTATAGGCGACGCGCCGCATCTTTACATTTACAACTCCGATAATCCCCCGGAGGGTACGGTTGCCAAGCGCAGGAGCTGCGCTGTGATCGTTGATCACATGCAGACCGTGATGACCACCGCAGGCCTCTACGGCGAGCTCAAGGAGCTGGATGACAGGATAGCTGAGTACAGACGGGCTGAGGATCACGGAAGAAGGCATGCTCTGAAGCACATCATCCTGGAGCTTCTGGAAAGATCGAATCTCGCAGGGGAGCTTGGGGTGGATATCGATGATCATAATAACTTCGACGAGATCCTCGAAAGAGCGCATGCAAAGCTCTCTGAGATATACAGCTCGTACATTCCGGATGGCATGCACATCTTCGGTGAGGTCCCAGAGGGAGAAAAGAGGGTGGAGATGATCAGCGCCATCTTGAAGCCACTGGTTCGGAGCTCATCGGATCTCAAAGATGCTGTCAGGGCGGTTCTGAGCGGTGTGGATTCGAACCCGGAGATGAGGGAGCTCATCGAGGATATCTCCCAGAGAATGGACGAATCCGATGAGATGGGGAGCCTGATGCACGCTATCGATGGCGGGTTCGTGAGGCCAGGGCCGTCGGGTCTCATCACCAGAGGAAAGCCAGAAGTTCTCCCGACAGGCAGGAACATGTACTCACTGGATCCGGGGAACGTACCGACTCAGGCAGCGGCTCTGATAGGAAAGCAGCTCGCTGAGAAGCTTCTAGAGCGGTACAGGAAGGAGCACGGGAGATGGCCCGAGAACGTTGCGATGTACTGGATGGCAAGCGACATAATGTGGGCTGACGGGGAGCAGCTCGCACAGATGTTCTTCCTCCTGGGTGTTGAGCCCGTATGGAAGGGAGGAAGGGTAAGCGGCTACAGGATCATACCTCTGGAGGATCTCGGACGGCCCCGAATAGATCTCACGGTCCGCGTCTCCAGCATCACAAGAGACTGCTTCATGGGGTGCATAGAGCTTCTCGATTCCGCGATACAGGATGTGGCGTCTCTGGATGAGCAGCCTGAGATGAATTACGTGAGGAAGCACATGATGGAGAGCGGGGAGGAGAGGGCCCTGCGCATCTTCGCCAGCCCGCCCGGGACCTACGGGAGCGGCGTGAACCTCGCAGTCTACGCATCCGCATGGAAGGACGAGAGGGATCTCACGGATGTGTTCATGCAGTGGAACAGCTACGCCTACGGGAAGAACATCTTCGGAGATCCAGCGCCCGGAGCTCTGAAGAAGATGCTCGGCTCAGTTGATGTGGCGTTCAACAAGACCGTCACTGATGAGTATGATCTCCTCGGCTGCTGCTGCTACTTCGGCACCTACGGAGGGTTGACGAACGCAGCGGAGAGCATCTCGGGGCACAAGATCTCCACGTACTACGGGGATACAAGGGACAGCGAGAGCATCGAGATAAGAACGCTTGCTGATGAGATACGGAGGGTTGTGAGAACAAAGCTGCTGAACCCGAGATGGATCGAGGGGATGAGGCGTCATGGTTACAAGGGCGCTGGCGACATCTCGAAGAGGGTCGGCAGGGTCTACGGCTGGGAGGCCACGACGAGGGAGGTCGACGACTGGATCTTCGACGAGATAGCGAGGACCTTCGTGCTCGATGAGGAGATGCGCAGGTTCTTCGAGGAGAACAATCCGTGGGCGCTCGAGGAGATCGGGAGGAGGCTGCTCGAGGCCCATCAGAGAGGGCTGTGGGATGCAGACCCGGAGGTGCTGGACTCGCTGAGATCTGCTTACCTCGAGATAGAGGGGTGGATCGAGGATAAGGTCGGAGACGGCGGGTTCCAGGGAGGCTCGATAGATGTGATGACGATGAAGGAGATCGCAGAGTGGCGCGAGAAGGCCTCCAGGATACTGCGGGAGGCGGGGATGGAGTGAGGACCAGCATCTTTGACAGCCGGTAGATCCCAGTTCGGGACATCCAAAGGTTTCAATCCTTGTTTTCCTGGAACTCGCTCTTCGAC
This is a stretch of genomic DNA from Methanothrix sp.. It encodes these proteins:
- a CDS encoding cobaltochelatase subunit CobN, which translates into the protein MRVRALTWASDKALLVQAGSELGIDLRVWSVQELSDPEVLEECRRSVSEGDVILVHPTHDGRFDELLETDKPVIAFGFDPALWSFSRNVPQKIVATVNAYAVYGGLENIKNMLLYMGREVLGLDLAYGEPQETHWQGIYHPDSEKVFTTVEEYLEWRPFRHEHTVGVLFFRTYWANRDLEIVDHLIRFLEREFNVIAAFGLGSVGSRVNAKPIDQVVREFLSGRVDLIINLQSVFHAGSVEVSIRSLEDIDVPVLHPLTLYHKAEEEWREDIKGMDPSEIGWSIALPEFEGLIENIPIGVAARREMWGDEVEVHRPIEERVEKLVRRIRAWIRLRSKPRSERRIAFILHNSPCASVEATVGAAAHLDSLESVARIISRLADLGYTLDSFPKSGKELIDDILNHKAISEFRWTTVQEIVSRGGALALVDPDEYSRWLSELPEESRSRICSAWGMPPGEPREGAPAPMVHQGKIVVTGRRYGNVVVCVQPKRGCAGARCDGQACRILHDPEIPPPHQYLATYWYLQRGFGADVIIHVGTHGNLEFLPGKSVALSGNCFPDIAIGDAPHLYIYNSDNPPEGTVAKRRSCAVIVDHMQTVMTTAGLYGELKELDDRIAEYRRAEDHGRRHALKHIILELLERSNLAGELGVDIDDHNNFDEILERAHAKLSEIYSSYIPDGMHIFGEVPEGEKRVEMISAILKPLVRSSSDLKDAVRAVLSGVDSNPEMRELIEDISQRMDESDEMGSLMHAIDGGFVRPGPSGLITRGKPEVLPTGRNMYSLDPGNVPTQAAALIGKQLAEKLLERYRKEHGRWPENVAMYWMASDIMWADGEQLAQMFFLLGVEPVWKGGRVSGYRIIPLEDLGRPRIDLTVRVSSITRDCFMGCIELLDSAIQDVASLDEQPEMNYVRKHMMESGEERALRIFASPPGTYGSGVNLAVYASAWKDERDLTDVFMQWNSYAYGKNIFGDPAPGALKKMLGSVDVAFNKTVTDEYDLLGCCCYFGTYGGLTNAAESISGHKISTYYGDTRDSESIEIRTLADEIRRVVRTKLLNPRWIEGMRRHGYKGAGDISKRVGRVYGWEATTREVDDWIFDEIARTFVLDEEMRRFFEENNPWALEEIGRRLLEAHQRGLWDADPEVLDSLRSAYLEIEGWIEDKVGDGGFQGGSIDVMTMKEIAEWREKASRILREAGME